A genomic window from Rhizobium sp. EC-SD404 includes:
- a CDS encoding NUDIX hydrolase, with the protein MARDQAPRVGTRYITSNEHPLLRPKDAASIILLDRAGPDIRFLVGKRARAHTFMPNFYVFPGGRRDRADSRVGVAKPLKEPVIQRLMARTDRTMTTARAQALAVAAIRETFEEAGLVIAGDGKVGLHSDWTGFSERGLAPDLSALRYVARAITPPRQSRRFDTRFFACFLDEIGADPKDVSDSEELQDLTWIGFADVDQMQLPRITRTIIDDLQNVLGSETELPYGQPVPFYYVKHGTFVRDII; encoded by the coding sequence ATGGCGCGCGACCAGGCGCCCCGAGTTGGCACACGCTATATCACCTCGAACGAGCATCCCCTGCTGAGGCCGAAGGATGCCGCTTCGATCATCCTCCTCGACCGTGCCGGGCCTGACATTCGATTCCTCGTCGGCAAGCGTGCTCGCGCCCATACGTTCATGCCGAATTTCTACGTGTTTCCCGGAGGGCGTCGCGATCGGGCCGACTCTCGCGTCGGCGTCGCAAAGCCCCTCAAAGAGCCCGTGATCCAACGCCTCATGGCGCGGACCGATCGCACGATGACCACGGCGCGGGCGCAGGCGCTCGCCGTCGCCGCCATCCGCGAGACGTTTGAGGAGGCAGGTCTCGTCATCGCCGGCGACGGCAAGGTCGGGCTCCATTCCGACTGGACCGGCTTTTCCGAACGCGGACTTGCACCGGACCTCTCCGCGCTCCGCTACGTGGCGCGGGCGATCACGCCACCCCGTCAGAGCCGGCGGTTCGACACGCGCTTTTTTGCCTGTTTTCTGGATGAGATCGGCGCCGACCCGAAAGACGTTTCCGACAGCGAGGAACTGCAGGACCTGACCTGGATCGGCTTTGCCGACGTCGACCAGATGCAGTTGCCGCGCATCACCCGCACGATCATCGACGATCTTCAGAACGTGCTCGGCTCCGAAACGGAACTGCCCTATGGACAACCGGTCCCCTTCTACTACGTGAAGCACGGCACCTTCGTGCGCGACATCATCTGA
- a CDS encoding DUF983 domain-containing protein translates to MQTFGQSHAADDRHDGAPRALGGSIMRGLKSRCPACGEGKLFRAFLKPVDHCASCGEAMHHHRSDDLPPYLAIFIVGHVVVAGYMFGERVVDWTSWQALAFWIPVTLILTVASMQPLKGGVIGLQWALRMHGFGGEDDPLDEVPDESRT, encoded by the coding sequence ATGCAGACTTTCGGACAATCGCACGCGGCAGACGACCGGCATGATGGTGCTCCTCGCGCGCTTGGAGGGTCGATCATGCGTGGCTTGAAGTCCCGCTGTCCGGCCTGCGGCGAAGGAAAGCTGTTCCGCGCGTTCCTGAAGCCTGTCGATCACTGCGCTTCGTGCGGCGAAGCGATGCATCACCACCGCTCCGACGACCTGCCGCCCTATCTCGCTATCTTCATCGTCGGCCACGTTGTGGTTGCCGGCTACATGTTCGGGGAACGCGTCGTTGACTGGACGTCGTGGCAGGCGCTTGCGTTCTGGATCCCGGTGACACTGATCCTGACGGTGGCGAGCATGCAGCCGCTGAAAGGTGGCGTCATCGGTCTGCAATGGGCCTTGCGTATGCATGGCTTCGGCGGCGAGGACGATCCGCTGGACGAGGTGCCCGATGAGAGCCGGACCTGA